Proteins found in one Vagococcus carniphilus genomic segment:
- a CDS encoding GNAT family N-acetyltransferase: protein MSNLDITLREATPKDAKELLRVMNILDKETPFLLVNQHSLNLKEDAMAQQIDFLYEQDNQLILLAYNHDELIGVATVMGESDLPLRHIGEIGISILEEYWGYGLGTVMLEEIIDWAIEGQQIKRLEIKVQERNKRAVHLYQKLNFETEGIIRCGFLSETNEYLDIILMSLIL, encoded by the coding sequence ATGAGTAATTTAGATATTACATTAAGAGAAGCTACACCAAAAGATGCCAAAGAATTACTTCGTGTTATGAATATTCTAGATAAAGAAACACCTTTTTTATTGGTAAATCAACACTCTCTTAATTTAAAAGAAGACGCCATGGCTCAACAAATTGATTTTTTATATGAACAAGACAATCAATTAATTCTCCTTGCCTATAATCACGATGAATTAATAGGTGTCGCTACTGTGATGGGTGAATCTGACCTTCCACTAAGGCACATTGGAGAAATTGGCATTAGTATCTTAGAGGAATACTGGGGATATGGTTTAGGTACTGTCATGCTGGAGGAAATCATTGATTGGGCAATTGAAGGACAGCAAATTAAACGTCTCGAAATAAAGGTTCAAGAACGAAACAAACGAGCCGTTCACCTCTATCAAAAACTCAATTTTGAAACTGAAGGTATCATTAGATGCGGTTTTTTATCAGAAACTAACGAGTATCTTGATATTATCCTAATGAGTTTAATTCTTTAA
- a CDS encoding 3'-5' exonuclease — translation MNFIAYDFETANAQVYSACSIALVMVKNSKIVGHYYSLIKPETEFHWRNIQVHGIHPEDVEEAPSFVEVWHEIEQYFQENRLIVAHNASFDNRVLAGCLSYYGLPEAHYLSLCTVRTSKKLYPSLANHRLNTVSDFLSIGLENHHHALDDSLACAEILLRQEAEYGVEPLKKLVKII, via the coding sequence GTGAATTTTATTGCATACGATTTTGAAACAGCTAATGCTCAAGTGTATAGTGCCTGTTCGATTGCTCTTGTCATGGTAAAAAATAGTAAAATTGTGGGGCACTATTATTCATTAATTAAACCAGAAACTGAATTTCATTGGCGAAATATTCAAGTTCACGGAATTCACCCAGAAGATGTAGAGGAAGCACCTAGCTTTGTTGAAGTTTGGCATGAAATAGAACAGTATTTTCAAGAGAATCGTTTAATTGTCGCTCATAATGCGTCATTTGATAATCGAGTATTAGCAGGCTGTTTGTCTTATTATGGTTTACCAGAAGCTCATTATTTGTCTTTGTGCACAGTGAGAACGAGTAAAAAATTATATCCTAGTTTAGCAAATCATCGCTTAAATACAGTTAGTGATTTTTTATCAATCGGATTAGAGAATCATCATCATGCGTTAGATGATAGTCTAGCTTGTGCCGAAATTTTATTAAGACAAGAAGCAGAGTACGGTGTAGAACCGTTAAAAAAATTAGTTAAAATAATATAA
- a CDS encoding ABC transporter permease encodes MRTSKLLNFFLGMVSFILFWYLLFLLTNNPAIPHPFASLEKAWDIKNILFLHTGASFLRIFISLILASLISVPLGILLARFEKVNRLFSPLIYFLYPLPKVAFLPIFMIFFGLGNTSKILLIFSIISLQLLLSIRDGVNQIPKTYYQVMTDYNSSYLQELRYVTLPALIPTLFSSLRVSVAISLASLFFAENYATTYGLGYLIMGAWTKMDYEELFVGILAIAVLGFFIFTLLDELEKRLMPYRSL; translated from the coding sequence ATGAGAACTTCTAAACTGCTAAATTTTTTTCTTGGGATGGTTTCATTTATTTTATTTTGGTATCTTTTATTCCTATTAACAAATAATCCAGCTATTCCACATCCCTTTGCTTCATTAGAAAAAGCTTGGGACATTAAGAACATTCTTTTTCTACATACTGGTGCTAGTTTTTTAAGAATTTTTATCTCACTCATATTAGCTAGCTTAATTAGTGTCCCACTTGGGATTTTATTAGCACGATTTGAAAAGGTAAACCGTTTATTTTCACCTTTAATTTATTTTTTATATCCATTACCAAAAGTAGCTTTCTTACCAATTTTCATGATCTTTTTTGGTCTAGGGAATACATCTAAAATATTACTTATTTTTTCAATTATCTCACTTCAACTTCTATTATCCATTCGAGATGGAGTAAATCAAATCCCTAAGACTTATTATCAAGTAATGACAGACTATAACAGTAGTTACTTACAAGAGTTACGTTATGTAACATTACCGGCTTTGATTCCTACTTTATTTAGTAGTTTACGAGTAAGCGTCGCTATTTCTCTTGCCTCTTTATTTTTTGCGGAAAACTACGCTACAACCTACGGGCTAGGTTACTTAATTATGGGCGCCTGGACAAAAATGGATTATGAAGAATTATTTGTAGGTATTTTAGCAATTGCTGTATTGGGATTCTTTATTTTCACTTTATTAGATGAGCTAGAAAAAAGATTGATGCCCTATCGTTCACTTTGA
- the murB gene encoding UDP-N-acetylmuramate dehydrogenase: MNNEKITSDLKPIKLLFNEPLSNFTYTKTGGPADCLLFPKSTEEVKQIIDYCNEENLPWLCLGNASNLIVRDGGIEGFVIMLSDINQVTITDTTIKADAGAKLIDVTYDALAKDLTGLEFACGIPGSIGGAAYMNAGAYGGELVDVFESAEIILEDGSLVTYTKEDMDFSYRHSVLQTIKGIVLNVTFQLKKGNHADIKAQMDELTHLRESKQPLEYPSCGSVFKRPEGHFTGKLIQDAKLQGLKWGGAQISAKHAGFIVNIDKATATDYVELIKHIQKTILETFDVVLETEVRIIGREK; the protein is encoded by the coding sequence ATGAATAATGAAAAAATAACATCCGACTTAAAACCAATCAAGTTACTATTTAACGAACCACTATCTAATTTTACGTATACTAAAACTGGCGGACCAGCAGATTGTCTACTGTTCCCAAAAAGCACTGAAGAAGTCAAACAAATTATTGATTATTGTAATGAAGAAAATTTACCTTGGTTATGCCTTGGAAATGCAAGTAATTTAATCGTTCGTGATGGCGGAATTGAAGGTTTTGTCATTATGCTAAGTGACATTAACCAAGTAACCATCACAGATACAACAATCAAAGCAGACGCTGGGGCTAAGTTAATTGATGTAACTTATGATGCTTTAGCTAAAGACCTAACTGGTTTAGAATTTGCTTGTGGTATTCCTGGAAGTATTGGCGGCGCAGCTTATATGAACGCTGGAGCTTACGGTGGGGAATTAGTTGACGTCTTTGAATCAGCTGAGATTATTTTAGAAGATGGTAGTCTAGTAACTTATACAAAAGAAGATATGGACTTTTCATACCGTCATAGTGTGTTGCAAACAATAAAAGGAATTGTTTTAAATGTAACCTTCCAATTAAAAAAAGGAAATCATGCTGACATAAAAGCTCAAATGGATGAGTTAACTCACTTAAGAGAAAGTAAACAACCTTTAGAATATCCTTCATGTGGAAGTGTCTTCAAAAGACCTGAGGGACATTTTACTGGAAAATTAATTCAAGATGCTAAACTCCAAGGGTTAAAATGGGGCGGTGCTCAAATTTCGGCCAAACATGCAGGTTTTATTGTTAATATTGACAAGGCAACTGCTACAGATTATGTTGAACTGATTAAACATATTCAAAAAACAATTTTAGAAACCTTTGATGTGGTTCTTGAAACTGAAGTTCGAATTATAGGTAGAGAAAAATAA
- a CDS encoding ATP-binding cassette domain-containing protein → MPIIFDQVSFSYQEKRILSQLNLTLNEGCLYSIIGPSGVGKSTFLNLCKKKLTPTSGTITYEKITSADIITVFQDLYLFPWQTVTEALAMPLTIKKIESAKKKQLIAECLQNFQLEKLENKFPHQLSGGQKQRVALARGMITSPHFLLLDEPTSSLDIGSKENLQTFILEKQQAFHQGIILVTHDIEEAVYLGQKLIVFTNNEVKMIENPFFNQRNASNELAYYQFCSKLKNTIKEVSNENF, encoded by the coding sequence ATGCCTATCATATTCGATCAGGTTTCATTTTCTTACCAAGAAAAGAGAATTTTATCACAATTAAATCTAACCTTAAATGAAGGATGTCTTTATAGTATTATCGGTCCGTCTGGCGTCGGGAAAAGTACTTTTTTAAATTTATGCAAAAAAAAATTAACGCCAACTTCAGGAACAATTACTTATGAAAAAATCACCTCAGCAGATATTATCACTGTTTTCCAGGATTTATATCTTTTTCCATGGCAAACAGTAACAGAGGCTTTAGCTATGCCTTTGACCATAAAAAAAATTGAATCTGCAAAAAAAAAGCAATTGATTGCTGAGTGTTTACAAAACTTTCAATTAGAGAAGTTGGAAAATAAATTTCCTCATCAACTAAGTGGCGGCCAAAAACAAAGGGTGGCATTAGCTAGAGGAATGATTACTTCTCCTCACTTTTTACTGTTAGATGAACCCACCTCTTCTCTTGATATTGGCTCAAAAGAAAACTTGCAAACCTTTATCTTAGAAAAACAACAAGCTTTTCACCAAGGTATTATTTTAGTGACCCACGACATAGAAGAAGCTGTTTATCTGGGCCAAAAGCTGATTGTCTTTACTAACAACGAAGTTAAAATGATAGAGAATCCTTTTTTTAATCAGCGCAACGCTTCTAATGAATTAGCTTATTATCAATTTTGCTCTAAATTGAAAAATACAATTAAGGAGGTATCCAATGAGAACTTCTAA
- the pta gene encoding phosphate acetyltransferase — protein MELFDGLKDNIGGKKVRIVFPEPTDIRVLGAAVRLKSDNLVEPILIGNIDKIKEVAGTRGLSIDNLEIIDPENYAGFDNMVASFIERRKGKATEDQARTILKDENYFGTMLVFMDLADGLVSGAVHSTGDTIRPALQIIKTKPGVSRTSGAFLMVGNRDSEKYIFSDCAININPDAQALAEIAVESAKTAEIFGIDPKVALLSFSTKGSAKSEEVTKVAEATKIAQELAPELAIDGELQFDASYVPSVAQQKAPDSKVAGSANVFVFPEIQSGNIGYKIAQRLGGFQAIGPILQGLNRPISDLSRGCNEEDVYKLSIITASQALQEK, from the coding sequence GTGGAATTATTTGACGGATTAAAAGATAATATTGGTGGAAAAAAAGTAAGAATCGTTTTCCCCGAACCAACAGATATCAGAGTATTAGGAGCTGCAGTTCGCTTAAAATCTGATAACCTAGTTGAACCAATCTTAATTGGAAACATTGACAAAATTAAAGAAGTGGCTGGCACTCGTGGATTATCTATTGATAACTTAGAAATCATCGACCCTGAAAACTACGCTGGCTTTGACAACATGGTAGCTTCATTCATCGAACGCCGTAAAGGTAAAGCAACTGAAGACCAAGCTCGTACTATCTTAAAAGACGAAAACTACTTTGGTACAATGTTAGTATTCATGGACTTAGCTGATGGCTTAGTAAGTGGTGCTGTTCATTCAACAGGTGACACTATTCGCCCAGCTTTACAAATCATTAAAACAAAACCTGGCGTTAGCCGTACAAGTGGTGCTTTCTTAATGGTTGGTAACCGTGACTCTGAAAAATACATTTTCTCAGATTGCGCAATCAACATTAACCCTGATGCTCAAGCATTAGCTGAAATCGCTGTTGAAAGTGCTAAAACTGCTGAAATCTTTGGCATCGATCCTAAAGTTGCTTTATTAAGCTTCTCAACAAAAGGTTCTGCTAAATCAGAAGAAGTAACAAAAGTCGCTGAAGCAACTAAAATTGCTCAAGAATTAGCACCAGAATTAGCAATTGATGGCGAATTACAATTTGACGCTTCATACGTACCATCTGTTGCTCAACAAAAAGCTCCAGATTCTAAAGTAGCTGGAAGTGCTAACGTATTTGTCTTCCCAGAAATCCAATCAGGAAACATTGGCTACAAAATTGCTCAACGCTTAGGCGGATTCCAAGCAATTGGACCAATCTTACAAGGATTGAACAGACCAATCTCTGACCTTTCTCGTGGATGTAACGAAGAAGACGTTTATAAATTATCAATTATTACAGCATCACAAGCATTACAAGAAAAATAA
- a CDS encoding exodeoxyribonuclease III, producing MKLISWNVNGLRAVVKKGFIDIFNEIDADVFCLQETKLQEGQIDLALEGYHQYWNYAEKKGYSGTAIFSKQEAISVNYGIGIEEHDQEGRVITVEYDDFYLVNCYTPNSQAELKRLEYRLLWEQDFLAYLKQLEETKPVVLCGDLNVAHNNIDLKNWKTNRKNPGFSDAERAAFSNLLENGFVDSFRYFYPELEGAYSWWSYRFNARKNNAGWRIDYFCVSESLKDSLKDAEILADVHGSDHCPVALYID from the coding sequence TTGAAACTAATCTCTTGGAATGTAAATGGTTTAAGAGCCGTTGTAAAAAAAGGGTTTATTGACATTTTTAATGAAATAGATGCAGATGTATTTTGTTTACAGGAAACAAAATTGCAGGAAGGACAAATTGATTTAGCTTTGGAGGGCTATCATCAATACTGGAATTATGCTGAGAAAAAGGGCTATTCAGGAACTGCTATTTTTAGTAAACAGGAAGCAATAAGTGTCAATTATGGGATTGGTATAGAAGAGCATGATCAGGAAGGTCGTGTGATTACAGTCGAGTATGATGACTTTTATTTGGTTAATTGCTACACACCTAATTCTCAAGCGGAATTGAAACGTTTAGAGTATCGTTTATTGTGGGAGCAAGATTTTTTAGCTTATTTAAAGCAATTGGAAGAAACAAAACCAGTTGTTTTGTGTGGAGATTTGAATGTAGCCCATAATAATATTGATTTAAAAAATTGGAAAACAAATCGCAAAAACCCAGGTTTTTCAGATGCTGAAAGAGCTGCGTTTTCTAACCTTTTAGAGAATGGTTTTGTAGATAGTTTTAGATATTTTTATCCTGAATTAGAAGGTGCTTACTCTTGGTGGAGCTACCGATTTAACGCAAGAAAAAATAATGCAGGGTGGCGGATTGATTATTTTTGTGTGTCAGAATCATTAAAAGATTCTTTAAAGGATGCAGAAATTTTAGCAGATGTTCATGGGAGTGATCATTGTCCGGTTGCCTTATATATAGATTAA
- a CDS encoding LURP-one-related/scramblase family protein, with translation MAVYYIEQSLLSAKVRTVIKDEKGKPVFLLVGSWGTRGDSISIYRIDGEVLASAKQTAFSRKSRFDLFDHHEKVGSLSRMFSMNRDFYFIKKLHWLAMGDIKNQEYKIYYLNDKIMQMNKEVNVKGDFFRIEVFKEENAPLCICIAAVLDYWARKNNRVEEIFTKTAINVQLS, from the coding sequence ATGGCAGTCTACTATATCGAGCAAAGTTTATTATCAGCAAAAGTAAGAACGGTTATTAAAGACGAAAAAGGAAAGCCTGTTTTTTTGTTAGTTGGGAGTTGGGGCACAAGAGGGGACAGCATTTCTATCTACCGAATAGACGGAGAGGTCTTAGCTAGTGCCAAACAAACAGCATTTTCAAGAAAATCTCGTTTTGATTTATTTGATCATCATGAGAAAGTTGGTAGCCTGAGTCGTATGTTTTCTATGAATCGTGATTTTTATTTTATTAAAAAATTACACTGGTTAGCTATGGGAGATATTAAGAACCAAGAATACAAGATTTATTATTTAAATGATAAAATCATGCAGATGAATAAAGAAGTAAATGTTAAGGGAGATTTTTTTCGAATTGAAGTTTTTAAGGAAGAAAATGCCCCTCTTTGTATATGTATTGCCGCAGTTCTTGATTATTGGGCAAGAAAAAATAATCGAGTAGAAGAAATATTTACGAAAACAGCTATCAATGTACAACTAAGTTAA
- a CDS encoding Cof-type HAD-IIB family hydrolase: MIKMIASDMDGTLLTSHLSISELNKDAVLKAQEQGIEFMVATGRAYTEAKPPLEDAGIRCGMITGNGAQAFDVDGNEIFTISIDKKIAKKVMAILRESGLYFELMTSKGVYSDSQPQRLENFATLLAENIPHITFKMAIAMASTHLNMLHINYTESYDELIESDDIEVLKVITFSDGGQEVLQPIAREIEKLDDVHVTSSFPNNIEINHIEAQKGVAVKRLAEAKGIDLKEVMTIGDNFNDVSMLEVAGVSFAMGNAEDGVKKVAKYEAETNVNDGVGKAILRAISENL; the protein is encoded by the coding sequence TTGATTAAAATGATTGCTTCTGATATGGATGGGACTTTATTAACCTCTCATTTATCTATTTCAGAATTAAACAAAGACGCTGTGTTAAAAGCGCAAGAACAAGGTATTGAATTTATGGTAGCAACTGGAAGAGCTTATACTGAGGCTAAACCACCCCTTGAGGATGCAGGTATTCGCTGTGGAATGATTACAGGAAATGGCGCTCAAGCATTTGATGTTGATGGTAATGAAATTTTTACGATTTCAATTGATAAAAAAATTGCTAAAAAAGTGATGGCAATTTTAAGAGAGAGTGGTTTATATTTTGAACTAATGACCTCAAAAGGAGTCTATTCAGATAGCCAACCACAAAGGTTAGAAAATTTTGCTACTCTTTTAGCAGAAAACATTCCTCATATTACTTTCAAAATGGCAATTGCAATGGCTTCAACTCATTTAAATATGTTACATATTAATTATACAGAGAGTTATGATGAGCTGATTGAGTCTGATGACATTGAAGTATTAAAAGTTATTACATTTAGTGATGGTGGACAAGAAGTCCTTCAACCAATTGCTAGAGAAATAGAAAAATTAGATGATGTTCATGTGACTTCTTCTTTTCCTAATAACATTGAGATTAATCATATAGAAGCTCAAAAAGGTGTGGCTGTTAAACGATTAGCAGAAGCTAAGGGCATTGATTTAAAAGAAGTTATGACAATAGGTGATAACTTTAATGATGTTTCGATGCTTGAAGTAGCTGGTGTTAGTTTTGCAATGGGAAATGCAGAAGATGGTGTCAAAAAAGTGGCTAAGTATGAGGCCGAAACAAATGTAAATGATGGTGTAGGTAAAGCGATTTTAAGAGCTATTTCAGAGAATCTTTAA
- a CDS encoding PadR family transcriptional regulator → MKQTQLLKGVLEGCVLAIINQKPVYGYELVQILRQSGFENMVGGTVYPLLQKLEKKGIIIGETKPSPDGPDRKYYTLSSLGLTALNEFNEEWQSLTKNVHQILKQTGADTIDCSRKIN, encoded by the coding sequence TTGAAACAAACTCAATTACTAAAAGGAGTACTTGAAGGCTGTGTTCTTGCTATTATTAATCAAAAACCAGTTTATGGATATGAGCTAGTTCAAATACTAAGACAGTCTGGTTTTGAAAATATGGTTGGTGGGACCGTCTATCCTCTTCTTCAAAAATTAGAAAAAAAGGGCATTATAATTGGTGAAACAAAACCATCTCCTGACGGGCCAGATAGAAAATACTATACGTTAAGTTCTCTTGGACTAACTGCTTTAAATGAATTTAATGAAGAGTGGCAAAGTTTAACAAAAAATGTTCATCAAATATTAAAACAAACAGGAGCTGATACTATTGACTGTAGTAGAAAAATTAATTGA
- a CDS encoding uracil-DNA glycosylase: MIENIPSSWKAILDEEIKKEYYQELAQFLETEYANEIIFPKEKNIFKALEVTPFEDVQVVILGQDPYHGDNQAHGLSFSVLPGEKTPPSLKNMYKELASDLGIKEADTGYLMPWAKQGVLLLNTVLTVRKGQAHSHKGKGWETFTDAIIQELNKREDPIIFVLWGKPAQQKKKMIDTNKHFFVEAPHPSPLSAYRGFFGSQPFSQINDLLEKQGKETINWEL, encoded by the coding sequence ATGATAGAAAATATACCTAGTAGTTGGAAAGCTATTTTAGATGAAGAAATAAAAAAAGAGTATTATCAAGAATTAGCACAATTTTTAGAAACAGAATACGCAAATGAAATTATTTTTCCCAAAGAAAAAAATATTTTTAAAGCACTAGAAGTTACTCCGTTTGAGGATGTGCAAGTTGTCATTTTAGGACAAGATCCTTATCACGGAGATAATCAAGCTCATGGGCTGAGTTTTTCTGTGTTGCCTGGCGAAAAAACACCTCCTTCTTTAAAAAATATGTACAAAGAGTTAGCTAGTGATTTAGGGATTAAAGAAGCTGATACTGGGTATTTAATGCCCTGGGCCAAACAAGGTGTTCTTTTGTTAAATACTGTTTTAACAGTTCGAAAAGGACAAGCACACTCTCACAAAGGGAAGGGTTGGGAAACCTTCACAGATGCTATTATTCAAGAATTAAATAAAAGAGAAGATCCCATTATTTTTGTCCTATGGGGAAAACCTGCTCAACAAAAGAAAAAAATGATTGATACGAATAAGCACTTTTTTGTTGAAGCACCTCATCCTAGCCCATTATCTGCTTATCGCGGATTTTTTGGGAGTCAACCTTTTTCTCAAATCAACGACTTATTAGAAAAACAAGGAAAAGAAACAATTAATTGGGAGCTGTAA
- a CDS encoding LysM peptidoglycan-binding domain-containing protein: protein MENETLVLRKNNNQSKDRKYSSFLLVIFIGVFILINVSFSAYMYWSTKEELNSLNKHNQEIMAEIKKQKSDISKEKVVESSAKDNHKETQLTIQKEKVKETPSKTYTVVAGDTLSTISEKNKVSIESLRDLNKLEDDMIYEGQVLKYN from the coding sequence ATGGAAAATGAGACATTGGTTCTAAGAAAAAATAATAATCAATCAAAAGATAGAAAGTATAGCAGTTTCTTATTGGTAATATTTATTGGTGTGTTTATACTTATTAATGTAAGTTTTAGCGCATATATGTACTGGAGTACTAAAGAAGAGCTAAACAGTCTGAATAAACATAATCAAGAAATAATGGCTGAAATAAAAAAACAAAAAAGTGATATTAGTAAAGAAAAAGTCGTAGAAAGCAGTGCTAAAGACAATCATAAAGAAACTCAATTAACTATTCAAAAAGAGAAAGTTAAAGAAACGCCAAGTAAAACATATACGGTTGTTGCTGGTGATACACTTTCTACCATATCAGAAAAAAATAAGGTTTCAATTGAATCATTACGTGATTTAAACAAGTTAGAAGACGACATGATTTATGAAGGTCAAGTATTGAAATATAACTAA
- the tsaE gene encoding tRNA (adenosine(37)-N6)-threonylcarbamoyltransferase complex ATPase subunit type 1 TsaE: MKKINLANEAETKRLAEAIATLSQAGDIFLLTGDLGAGKTTFTKGFAKGLGIEQMIKSPTYTLIREYETGRLPLYHMDVYRLTDGASDLGLDEYLEGDGVCVIEWGHLIKEDILTPYIEFFLEKTSDVSRTFHMEASSGAANKKAQALWDALAKLDWTVEDE; this comes from the coding sequence ATGAAAAAAATTAACTTAGCAAATGAAGCAGAAACAAAACGATTGGCCGAAGCTATCGCTACACTCAGTCAAGCTGGGGATATTTTTCTTTTGACAGGAGACTTAGGTGCTGGAAAAACAACTTTTACTAAAGGTTTTGCAAAAGGGCTTGGGATTGAGCAAATGATTAAAAGTCCTACTTATACGTTAATTCGAGAATATGAAACTGGTAGACTTCCACTTTATCATATGGATGTCTATCGCCTAACAGATGGCGCAAGTGACTTAGGTCTAGATGAGTACCTTGAAGGCGATGGTGTTTGCGTTATTGAATGGGGACACCTCATTAAAGAAGATATCCTAACACCTTACATTGAATTCTTTTTAGAAAAAACAAGTGATGTGAGTCGTACATTTCATATGGAAGCAAGCTCTGGTGCAGCCAACAAAAAAGCACAAGCTTTATGGGATGCACTAGCTAAATTAGATTGGACAGTGGAAGATGAGTAA
- a CDS encoding cation:proton antiporter encodes MALFETVLIMLAMVLLSNVLNRFIPTIAIPLIQVGLGMLLAIFTSIEFFEMSSEFFMLLFLAPLLFNDGVNVDKKALWEERKAITVLSIGLVFVTVGILGSVIHSILPSMPWAGSFALAAALAPTDAVAVSALAEKVKIPSKMMHTLEGESLINDASGLVSFQFAVAALLTGTFSIFKASSSFVLISLGGVLVGIVLTLVTMQVIRWLRKLGIENTISFILLELLMPFGIFLVAEHLEVNGILAVVSAGLVYSKSYQRVNPEVAQLHLISKNTWSVFTFSLNGLVFVLLGIQLPSVIQVIWESNVINNSRLIFYVLLITAILLGTRCLCFWIFKNFEPKTEQTKKEQVVQSALYTMSGVRGTITLVSALSLPILITGNQPFVEREILICLAGGVILTTLLLANFAMPLFAEKKEKDQKQGNSEQEMLILKSVIKHLEEEITPETQGDILRVVHMYNDRLMGLSQDQDYRDENLRLRELILKWQLLDTLKQLKDRKINLQVAFRHMRRLNKLLYRLTRNKYYRNNMFYARLIRQKLQFNVLKPLTYKEKKEQRLYLKNSNLAFVSKKLKELDTDEFSKELITVYLTRYAVRDTTGKKYQTNHTDEWLEYAIQLEREEIQQAFEVGDLNRNEVKIYRENLLAMESTIQFIN; translated from the coding sequence ATGGCTTTATTTGAGACAGTATTGATTATGTTAGCCATGGTTTTATTATCCAATGTGCTAAATCGATTTATTCCAACAATTGCTATTCCGTTAATTCAAGTTGGATTAGGAATGCTTTTAGCAATTTTTACATCTATTGAATTTTTTGAAATGAGTTCTGAATTTTTTATGCTTCTTTTTTTAGCACCACTTCTTTTTAATGATGGGGTAAATGTGGATAAAAAAGCTCTGTGGGAGGAACGTAAAGCTATTACAGTTCTTTCCATTGGTCTTGTTTTTGTAACAGTTGGGATTTTAGGAAGTGTGATTCATAGTATACTACCAAGTATGCCTTGGGCAGGGAGTTTTGCTTTGGCCGCAGCCCTTGCACCAACTGATGCAGTTGCTGTTTCGGCTCTAGCTGAAAAAGTAAAAATTCCAAGTAAGATGATGCATACTTTAGAAGGAGAATCTTTAATTAATGATGCGTCAGGCTTAGTTTCGTTTCAGTTTGCTGTAGCCGCACTTTTAACAGGTACTTTTTCGATTTTTAAAGCAAGTAGTAGTTTTGTTTTAATTTCATTAGGTGGCGTTTTAGTTGGGATTGTTCTAACGCTAGTGACGATGCAAGTGATTCGTTGGTTAAGAAAGTTAGGGATTGAAAATACGATTTCTTTCATCTTACTAGAATTGTTGATGCCTTTTGGGATATTTTTAGTTGCAGAGCATTTAGAAGTTAATGGTATTTTAGCCGTAGTTAGTGCAGGACTAGTTTATTCCAAAAGCTATCAAAGAGTTAACCCTGAAGTGGCTCAACTTCACTTGATTTCAAAGAATACGTGGTCTGTTTTTACGTTTAGTTTAAATGGTTTAGTGTTTGTTCTACTCGGGATTCAACTGCCAAGTGTCATTCAAGTCATCTGGGAAAGTAACGTTATTAATAACAGTCGTTTGATTTTTTATGTTTTGCTTATTACGGCTATTTTATTAGGAACTAGATGCTTATGTTTCTGGATTTTTAAGAACTTTGAACCTAAAACAGAACAAACTAAAAAAGAACAAGTGGTTCAATCGGCACTTTATACAATGTCTGGAGTCAGAGGAACAATTACTCTAGTCAGTGCGTTAAGTTTACCGATTCTGATTACAGGTAATCAGCCTTTCGTAGAGCGAGAAATTTTAATTTGTTTAGCAGGTGGTGTGATTTTAACGACTCTTCTTTTAGCCAATTTTGCTATGCCTTTATTTGCTGAAAAGAAAGAGAAGGATCAGAAACAAGGAAATAGTGAGCAAGAGATGCTAATTCTAAAAAGTGTCATTAAACATTTAGAAGAAGAGATAACACCTGAAACACAGGGAGATATTTTACGAGTGGTTCATATGTATAACGATCGTCTGATGGGACTAAGTCAAGATCAAGATTACCGAGATGAAAATTTAAGACTAAGAGAATTAATTTTAAAATGGCAATTGCTAGATACATTAAAACAATTAAAAGATCGAAAAATAAATCTGCAAGTAGCATTCAGACATATGAGACGATTGAATAAGCTTCTTTATCGATTGACTCGAAATAAATACTATCGAAATAATATGTTTTATGCTCGTCTCATTAGGCAAAAGTTACAGTTTAATGTATTGAAGCCACTAACCTACAAAGAGAAAAAAGAGCAACGACTATATTTAAAGAATAGTAATCTGGCTTTTGTGTCTAAAAAATTAAAAGAACTAGATACGGATGAATTTTCAAAAGAATTGATAACTGTTTATTTAACACGTTACGCTGTTCGAGATACAACAGGTAAAAAATATCAAACTAACCATACAGATGAATGGTTAGAATATGCGATTCAACTAGAAAGAGAAGAGATTCAACAAGCTTTTGAAGTCGGTGATTTGAACCGTAACGAAGTTAAAATTTATCGGGAAAATTTACTTGCTATGGAAAGCACGATTCAGTTTATTAACTAG